The DNA window TGATGCACTTGGgcaattttcattattttaactgCTTAACTGAAAAATCATGTAAAATGTGTCATTACTTTATACTAAGTACATCAATCAACATTGATGGTGTTCGATATTTACAATGTTTCAGGCTGTTCCTTCACAACAAAAGCCTTATTTTGTAGCCTTTACTTCAGTATGAACTGATAGATATTATGACTGCATGActgcacaaaaataaatttctTGGTCATTTACTTAGTTTTCATTAATTACCACATAATTCCTTCCTTAAAGTGCACTGCCTCTTCTTTCCACTGCCACTGAAAACGTTAGAATTTATATTTACCACTGATTCAAAAGCCAGAATATGATTTTAGGGCTTGCTAAAAGGATCAAAGGTGAGACACCTTGACTTTTTTCCCCTGTCCTTAATCTTTGCTTCACAATTCATTGCCAAGAATTGTTACAAATTTTCACATCTTTGGTGCATGTATAATACACTTAGGCTGTGTTTCAGGAGGTGTTTTGGCAATTCATTTAGCTCCTTCCTAGTTTGAGATGAGTTTGAAAGAGAGGATGCCAAACATAAGGCTCATGGGGCCAAAAGCAGCGTGCCAAAAGGTCCAATTCTCCCAAACTGAGCAGCTTTGCAAAGTGAAGAAACTACAGAGAATGCATTAGCAATtccaattaaaaagaaaatacattgaGATTTCTGATCTGCTAATAGTGCACAGGAAGGAAAATGTGTGGAAAGTTGAAAGGGATCACAACAAGCTGTTTGAATCATAGAGAGGTGAAATACTATTGCTGATGAGTTCTAAAATCCTCTTGAGTCAGGAAGTGCCAAACTGATATTTGGATAGGTTGTCGGTCCAATACTCACCCAAAAAGATGGGTCGGATACTGGTGACAATGGGCCAAaccattcagttcagttttatgcTGTTCTGTGTTTACTTCATCACTGGACAGCAGGAGCTATTGGCAGAGTTAATGTAGCATGGAGGAAGCTAACAGCAGAGGGACAGCAGTTTGGAGGTATTTCATGCTGCTCCTCCAACAGCTTCTATCTGTATGTTTGCAAAGATTTTTCACTTCACTGCAAACTGTGGTCAAAGTGAGCTGACATGAATGAAAAGATCCAACTACAGGATGCTTTCTCTCGCTCAGTCTTGTTTACTTTCACTCTCCGTACATTCAATCTGAGAAGAACCTTGGTTCAGCGTAACACTTGGTGAGGTTTTATTACACTATTTATAGCAACATAAGGTGTTGTCAACAGgattaaatattatttcactACAGCTGCCACTTGTCAGCTCCACACCTGCCCGGGATCAacaaagtatctatctatctatctatctatctatctatctatctatctatctatgctGTTTAAGAATGATTCATGGTCTCTTCATCACAGTGAGGAATACagattattaatattataatctaatataataATGAATACTAATACTTTGTACACAACTCAGGTATCAGTATCAGATCAGCCTTGGGAACAACCCTTTGTAGAGTCACAGTTTTCTGCAAATTGCATTGCATATATACCAGGATGAAATATGGAAAAACTGAGACATAATACAAGTTATTATGTGTTGGTTTTACCTGCCAGGCCAACTTGACCTTATATTAGGCTGCATGTGACCCAAGAACTAATATAGCCTTTCATTCTGTTACACTGGGTGATCCATAACACTTTCAAATCTGACCATTATATACAGCTACAACTAGAAGACAGGTAGCTCAgctgaaaaaactgaaaacccaGGTAAAGGTTACCCTAGCTCCATCCACCATTATGTTAATCCAGATCCAGATTATTTAATCCATTCGATACAAAGGTGGATTATAATGAGTAGTTGTGAGTTTTACAAATGCTGGTAGAGTGATTTAGTTACATTAACCCCACACTCATTTCTCCTtgaaggaaatttttttttcagaatttcaaaaaaattttaattaaaaacttatTCAAGAAAATTTCCAGAACATGTAAAACTGTGACAATCATGTCACAGTGGGTTTTCCAGACTTGCAGGCTATACGGATTCTCATTCTTTCTCCAGActgtttgcattttaatatataacatatataacGAGGAAAATGGCCTGACTGCTTTTACAACATGGTTTGTACTGTTTTAAAGAAGTGTTTACTAATTCTACTTCTAACACATGACTAGTCTTTATAAATTTCCAGTGTCATGCACTCATTTTGGAGCTGTGCTGCACTGTAAGAAGCTCGCAGCGTGATGCTCAATACAATGAGCAAATCGATACGCTAACATTCCCTCACAATGCCTACAACATCGCAGCAGTCTCTCTCCACATCTCTCCCATAGCAGCCTTCAAGCGCAGCTCCAAAAAAGCATCTCTCACATAAATCAAGCAAAAGCCTGAGATCTCAAAAGGCCCCAAGAGCATGCTGATCACCCCCGACAatcaccaccacccccacccctccggTCCCCTGGGCTGCCTCAGCCCTCAGGAACCCACACCCTGGAGCACAGACCCTGCCAGTCAGCCACGGCACGCTGAGAGGGTCCTGACTGTGGCGGACGGGAATGTCACATACGCATGTCACTTTGATTCAGTGCCTGTAGACCAATATGTGAGAAGCAAGCGGATGCAAGCtgtgaaataaacaaatcaatatttttttaagaGCCACAGTTTTGTTTACAAGCCAGTATCCTGGAGAaatgctttatatatatatatctaaaaaaaaaaaaaaatacagaagtgTCATACAATTTATGGCCCTGATAAAATCTGCTACAGTATAGTATATTGTTGTTAAtgcaaaaaatgccaaaaatgccCACTCATTTGTAAGTCTGTTTTTTTGGTGCAATATTGTACACAGATGGTACAGCTGACAAGGCTacataacacacacaatttACATAAGTGTACTACCTAAATTcaaggggttttttttattcatggaTGCCTCGAGGACTCGCATCACCATGTCTCATCATGCCACAGTCTACCTGTTAATCTAAAACAATGCTgaagatttaattttctcttttaataTCTGTTTCCATTCATGTTTGTTGACGTGGAGAgacacagaaacaataaaaaaaaaaaaaaagaaaaagaaaagagcaaatCCCAGAGTGtggcaaaacaaaagcagaaaggATTAGAGAAGCttcggggtgggggtggggggttactTAAGGACTTCCTGTTTCCACGGTTGTGTGACGAATCCAAAAGTTGAATCCCTATTGCATGTGACACATGCAGGATTGCTACCAAAGCACTCTGATGACAGCAAAATCTCCTGACAGGAAAACAAGAGGATATAGAGTGCATGCTCAGATGAGAGGATACATCACCTAACCatgtaaagaaaaaagcatttaaagttCACAGAGTGATGTGTgcacactgcactgaacagGCTGTCAAAGTATGCTCCAAACTAAATGATGTCAACAGGCAAAGAAGACAATATCTTTGTTCAAAGCAAATGGTGGATGTGATGAGTTTCTGACAGAGTGTTGAATATCTTTGAAGCTATCATACATACTGTACTATTTCTAGAGCGGTATACCAAcatcaaactgcaaaaacagaacacaaattAGTGGTTCCAAGCTGAGGCTCACCCAAACTTTCCATGACTCCTCAATGCATTTCACTCTGAATAAGCTTGCACAGTGAAAATCAGACAATAACCTATAAAAATACCAAGAACAAACTAAGAAAAAGCAACTGCCCCCCCAACCATGAAGAGAAAATGTTGCTGCCTTACCAGGTTTCATCATTTTTGAACTCAAGCTCTCCATATGTGTCCTCAAAGTCCTCTCCTCCCCCTTTGGCGAGTCCCTCTACCGTGCGATAAGGCACGATGACCGTCCCCCTTGCTCCAGAAGTCCTCAACACTTTGACTTCCATGATACCAATGCTCTCACTGACATGGACTGAGTTACTCTCAAAGGTGAAGATGCCCGAATGATCGTCATCCAGAATGGTCACAGTGGCCACAGTGGGGAACCCCAACACAGCCTTTGGATATGGGAGACTGTTGGGGGACAACACTTCATCCTCAGTTTCCAAGACGCGCAGATTACTGAGGCGCACAAAGAAGTGCTCATCCTCTTCAAAGATGTCGTCATCTATGATGCCAATGCTTATTTCCTTGATCATCTCTCCTGGTTTGAACACTACCGTACCCTCCGTGAACTCATAGTCTGCCCCTGCATTAGCTGAGCCATCCTCCGTCTTATAATCCACGTAGATAGTCTTATTGATGTCACCTCCCTTTCGAGTGATGGTCAGAATAACGGCCCCGCAGTTCTCGAGGCACTGGTAGACAGCAGGCTCAAAAGCAATCCGGGAAACGTACTCTTCTGGTTCCTCCACATGCACCTCCTGCACACTGGCACTCTTTTTCGCCTGTTCTGCTACATGTTTCTTCAGGATATTTCCAGCACCTGTCATCATGCGTGTAGCTTGAATGCGGTAAAAGGCACGGCTCTTTTGCTGGTGCGAGAGAGCGTAGTAGTTGGCCATCTCAACCAGCTGATCCAACTCTTTCTCCGGGTGCTTCTGCTTCAGGTCTTTCAAGATCCGAATCATATCACGTCGTGACTCGTCTACCTCTTTGCTCTCAATCAGACCAATCAGATTGCTGGTCGCACCTCCATCCATGAAGTGAGAGTTAACCATCTTGCCGTCCATTTCAATCCCCTTGGAGCGTTCAGTCTCGGTCTCAATGATGACGCCCCTGTGTTTTTCAGCACGATACTTCTTGTGCATGAACTTATAGAAGAGCAGGCGTCTGTCTGCCACCCATGCAAGGAGTACACATATGGGGAAGAAGGCCAGTGTGACTAGaccctcccagacctggacttcATTGGGAGAAAACACAGCAAGGATCATGTAGAGCCAGATATAGGCAAAGATACTCCAACCTGCAGTGACAAAGAACACTCTGAGGTGCTTGACTTTGCGTACCTCACCTTGGGGAATAACAGACACGCAGAGGCCAATGATGACAAACATATTGAAAGCTGCGCTGCCAACGATTGTGGAGGGCCCGAGCTCACCAGATTTGAAGTCATGTCCACAAACCTCAATTACAGAAAGAAGGATCTCAGGAGCTGATGAGCCCAAGGCCATGAGAGTAAGGTTGGAGACCGTTTCATTCCACACACGGATTGTGGTGGTGGTTGTTTCCCCATTGGGCCTTTTAATAACAATTTCTCTCTCCTGGGAGGTGATGACCTCAATGGCGGCCATAAAACGGTCTGCAATGATGGACACTCCGAGGAACATGTAGATCAGTGCCACGAAATAGACAATGACCCGTGCGATCTTGTCTCCCATGGAAGGATCCTCGGGATACCAGATGGGCAGGATAATCCCTGTTTGACACTTTGTGTTCCCTTTGCAGGTGCCATTGCTGGGGCTGAGCAGAGGGCTCGGAGTGGTCCGGGCCTCTGCACAAAGAAAGGCTACAGCCACGGAGACCAGCCCCAACCAGAGGCAGGCTGAAGACCCTGGTTTTACAGACTTTGAACCCTCCATGCACCCTCCTTCGTCTCAAGGGTCCTTACCACACTGATGGCCCCTCTGGGATCCAGCACTGGGCTGTGTCTTTCCTCCACCCACCACCTAAACATACCAGAGAGAAACAAGAGATATTATACAGTTTAAGAACGGAAGATTTTATCTTCAGCCTTGCAAAGCTACTGTCCCATATTGCTTTGTaaactttgttttctgtttctttattgCTAGAATACAGAGTACAGTGCATTCTCAGTAGTTAcataataatttaatatttaatgtaatgacATAATGGAAGGACTATCCAACCTCAGGGTATTTTCACATCATTTTAAACTTCAAGTGGTACAAGTGTGTAAGACTGTATTTGCATTTCACGGGGAGAAACAAACACCGACTGAAGCAAGAAaagaatttcttaattttaAATGAGTGCAAGAATTCAAATTTATCCATGTGTATGGCTTAATTGGGTTTGTGCTTTCTACTTTACAAACAGGATTTTCACAAGACCTTTATGTTATCTCTGAAAATGCTCAGCAATTCAGGTCAGTAAACCACTCTGTGAGAAATGTAGATAACATTAGTTTAATAAAATTACAGCCCGTGGGCTCATTTCCAATCATAAACTTTATTTTGAGTTGAGATGTAGATACGTGCACCAAATAATGTGGATTTGCGCGCGATTGTCTGAAATCTCTCGGGTAATACACAGCTCTGAACCAAACAGCTCGCTCAGCAGGCATGCAATGTTGCCAAACTAAGCACTGTCCAAAATGTCGCATTggcaaaaaaacagcagcagggagGCAGGAGATTGTCAAGAGGcaaactgaaacaaaggctACAGATGTCCCGTCCAAATTCATTATGCACTGAGCCCTAAATGCGCACTTACCACTTCTGCAAGAGAAAGCAGCATTACAATAGTAATGCAGACACTGTCCAAATTCATAAAAGCTCTAGCTAAGCATTTTACGCACCTCTTCAGCTCTTATGAGATAGGACTTGACCATTCTTTTGATGCTAACAGCTGGGGCCTAAGGCAGCAAGAGCATGATGAACAGTTGACCACCCCAAACTTAGATGATATAACACAGGGGGGAATTATTATAAAGGCTCTCTCCTCAGTGTTACCTGATTGTTTAGCGGTTCAGTGAGTTGGATGGGGCCCTCTGTGCAGCCTCCACAACACCTTTGGACCTCCTGAGGCTCACAGGCAGTTTACTCTGAATTAAAATGATCTCTTCAGAGAGATACACACAGGGTAAGTTAATAATTCTGCCCAAAATTCACTGGAGGATTACATTTTTATACTACTGTGACACTTCCCTTTGCTTTTGTTGAGGTGAATCTAGTTCAAATCTTTTTCAATTTGTGCGTAAAAAGTGCATTCTTATGATTCCTGCTTAAAGGCTTGATTACCTCTGAGGTCACCCTGCACTAAAAGGTGTACAATACAAACCCATGGCACTTTAAACCACTCTGGAAAAAAGAGATCCATTAAAGGGCATATTTTATGCAGTGTAATGCACATTTCTTATTTGATTTAACTCATTcagtctgaaagtcttttaTAAAAGCACCAACTACTTGAACTCTCAGCTGAGGTTTTTGGATATGTTATCTATCATCGGAGGTGGACCCCTGGCTAATTTGGATAGCTGACAAACCTTTTATTGGAAGTGTGGATAGCAAACAGTTTGTGGCATATTTAAAGAAGTACACTAATTCAAAAGCTAAATATTGGACCTGACAGtgataacacacacaccttcagtaACATCTGCAAAAAAACTGGGAAAGTTTCTGTCAAGGTCTTGCAAGCAGGCACTAGTAAAGCCAATTCATCTATTCTGGAATAAATTATCCTTATTACTTCTAATTTAATGGTTCATAGGTACAAATAATTGCATCACTTGCAGTACTATAATGATGGCTTTTTGAGAGATCATAACCTCAATAACATCCACAGAGATGAGACTTCACAGCCTTTTTAGAGGTGATACAGAGGATGTCTCAGCTTCATATAAGATTCctcagatgttaaaaaaaaagatattgatTGCAGCGCACTGATCTGGAGGATAGAAAATGGAATGACAGCAAACGGCAGCAGAAGCTGGAGACAAGGAACTTAAATTTAACTGAATCAGCAGAGCCATTTATATGGACTGAAGCCAGCTATGCAATCCCTGTGAGAACCAACAGCGCTGAgcacaaacaaaaccaacagGGGAATAATTGAGTGACAAAGTTGTAATTTAATGAGAGAAAACTTGAATTTGAAAACTAAGGGTTTTGCACTTGTTACGACTTGGACAGCAACTCACTGACAAGAGTAAACTTTTAGGGAATAAAATATGTGTGCATTGCCCTTACTACCACTATAAAGCACTATTAACATGTACTAacctttaaatgtaaaaatatgaaaactgtCCAAGTGACAAGCAGGTTTTAAAGAGTTATTGAAGCCCTGAGAGGCTTAAGGAAGtgcttcttcctgttttaaaatCAAGAACAGTACTGCTGACCTGCTAGCTTCTCCTTGTCTTTTTTATTGCATGGTGACAAGCTGGGGTGGATGGGTAAAAACTGCAACGAGGCACACAGGATTTAAGACTATAGGGTCAGCCTCTCAGCATAATATATCTTGGGGATGGGAATAATTAATTCACAAtgctgtttccaaaaaaatgttaaaagctGATATTTAATTACCAActccacaaagaaaacacatcaaatgttcAAACTTATGAAAGGGGTATAGCttgtatttttaacaaaaaaaaaaaaaaaactgtatgcgTTAGGAGCTGAAGCAGTTTTGAAAGACAAATGTTTTCCATTCTTGGATGATAAAGGGTTTCCGCTGTTCAATAGTTtggttttttctgtttgtttcataatgcatcaaatgttttcagtgggtgACAGGCCGGGTGAGTTTAGCACTCGGACTCTTTAATGGCACAGCCATGCTGTTACAGTGCATGCATAATGTGGTTTTGCATTGCTGAAATAACCAAAACTTTCCCAGATAAATATGTCACCTGGAAGCTGGATTTTTAATTGTGTGCCCAGAAGATCATCAGCACCAAACCGTGATTTCCAAAGACAAGGCAGAAGAATTTCTGGGTattgtttatgtatgtttttatcTTTCCGCGGCAGAGTTTTAACTTGCATTTGTGTTGCAGTGATGAACTGTGGTCACTGGCGGTGCGTTTTGGTGATTTCCACAACAGAATGTCAGCTCTTTTTAAAGCAGGGTCACCTGAGGTCCCAAAGATCAGGTCCAGTTGGTTTTCAGCCTTTTACCTTGAGATTTCACcagatttcctgttttgttttgttttttagtaatTTTATATACTGCCTGAGATGAAATCCCCAATTTTTCATTTGCCCATGCAATGTTTCACAGAAAGGGGAACCCCATCCATCATTGCTCCAGAAAAACTCAGCCTCTCTGGGATGTCATATTACCCATTCACCTGCTTTGTTATGAAATGTTCCACATGGTGTGAAAGTCTTTTGTTGACCCTCTccaattgtttttttaaaatgtgctgctTGCATCAAATTCACAGTaaacacatatatattttttaaagaaacaacaaaatatatCAGTTTCAACATCTGATATTCTGTCTTTGTATTATTTTCAGTTAAGGGGCTTTAAATAATTTGAAATCCTTGCGATGTTTTTACTGTTGtatcatctttttttaaaaaaacggGAAGTTTCAGCTCAAAATTAGGTCATGAATTTCAAAAGCACATTGCCCGTCCAACTTATGATTGTAATAACTCCTGTGGGAAATAAATGAGCTGCTAAATGCTGTATTATATATTATCACTTTGTTTATCTCCAGCGTTGTGCTGAACAGGTAGAGCGCAGCTGGTTCTCGGAGCTTTTTTCGCTCAAATCAGCTGAAAATTGCACtgcaaattacagaccaattttcAGCACTTTTAAAATAGTAAAAGCAGATCATGACAAAaaaagggcagcacagtggtgcagtgattagcactgtcgcctcatagcaagaaggtcctgcgttcaaatccaccatgtgggggcctttctgtgtgccgtttgcatgttctcccctgtctgtctgcctgtctgggTTCtgtccaggtactctggcttcctcccacagtccaaaggttCATTGGTGATTAAATTGGCtgtagatgtgaatgtgagtatgaatggttgttgGCCCCgtaacagactggcgacctgtccagggcgtaccccacctctcgtcctgtggcagctgggacaggctccagcctcactatgaccctgaattggataagcagaagaaaatagatggatggagcaAAGCAAGCGCAAAGAGCCCCTGTAGAGATGATAATCTGCTGTTGATTTATCACTACAAATGACACCTTTCATTCATTGCGGTTAATATCAAATTATTGATTCTAGCTGCTTTGAATGAGCTGTAATCCCCTATGATTTTAACACTTTGCTGTcatttcctgcagctttaaCTGAAGCAGTGGCACTCTTGTGCCTCCAAGTGTAATGTGTGTGGAAGGAAAGTGATGAAAAACACTCAAATGTGTTCAGTCAGCCTGCCTTGGATAAACAGAGGTAAAACAAAATGGCAAACAAGCCAAATACCCATGAATCCAAGAGCAAACTACCAGGCTGACAGAGAGGTTTTAAAGATATAATGCCATACAGTGACACTGGGCACAGAGAAGTCAATTGCTTGGTAACTGCCTCCTGTCTTATCCCATTAGACTTATAAATTTCACAAGCTGAATAAAATCATGCtcagaaaaaattattttagctGTAAACTATAGTTGTGCTCATTTTCATGCCTCCCAATAGTCAAATATAAACACTTGCACTTTTTGAAGCTGTAGATTTAGCCATTCTAAGGGCGCGTTTATTCCTTATGCATGTAAAAATTAATTCCCCACCTTTGCAGTGCTAAAAGCGAGGGGCTGATTTATTGACTGACCGactgaaaagacaaaagtaCATAATCTCAGGGAATAAAGTAAAGTTCATTACAGTAATTACATTAAGCACTCACAGAGACTGTTCAGGTGTATGACCCCACAaggattttgtttttgaaatattgattttctaTCTTCACACAAATTGCATTCGGGTGCTGTTAGGCAGTGGAGATTTAACCATCCCATTACTCTACGTGCATCACCATTAGAGCCGTGACCCCTAAATTAGGAGCTACACAGAACAATTTGCATACTAATTACTGTTTTAAGGATTGTATTTTGCATTGTGAATGCAGGGGCATTTAATCCAGGCCGTTCAGCAGCTCCCAAAAACGTGCTAAAAATTAACAGATAAGACCGAGTTATTAACACATACTGGACATTAGCATAGGAACCGCATTACAAGTGACATTACTAAATTAAGGGTAAAGAACGGATTTGACGTTTTCCAATTAAATCCAACAGTGACCTCTTCAACCGCAAAGAGTTGaaagtgaaaacatttaaacTAAATTCACACAacttttaaacactttttactTCAAGGAAATGTAGTACAAGTGATATTCAGTAACAAATATCGCCAAATCTTTTACCCAATTCTGAACATTTATACCCCATTATGTatgtacagtggcttgcaaaagtattcataccccttgaacttttccatattttgtcacattacaaccataaacataaatatatttcactggaatttaatgtgaaagaccaacagaaagtggtatacaattgtgaagtggaaagaaaattatacatgattcaaaacattttttacaaataaaaaactgaaacgtTCGGTGtgtaaaagtattcagcccccttttctctgagtgcaacaattgcattcagaagttgcctgatgactgctaatgactaaaaagagtccacctgtgtgtaatctaatctcagtacaaatacagctgctccgtgacggcctcagaggttggttaagagaatattggggagtaaacagcatcatgaagtccaaagaacacagcagacaggtcaggaataaggttgtggggaagtttaaagcaggcttaggctataaaaagatttcccaagctttgaacatctcacggagcactgttcaatccattatcccgaaatggaaagagtatggcacaactgtaaacctaccaagacaaggccgtccacctaaacttacaggccgaacaaggagagcactgatcacagatgcagccaagaggcccatgatgactctggaccaaatgcagagatccacagctcaggtgggggaatctgtccacaggacaactattagttgtgcactgcacaaatgtggtctttatggaagagtggcaagaagaaagccattgataaaagaaaaccataaaaagtcccgtttgcagt is part of the Archocentrus centrarchus isolate MPI-CPG fArcCen1 chromosome 22, fArcCen1, whole genome shotgun sequence genome and encodes:
- the slc8a3 gene encoding sodium/calcium exchanger 3 isoform X2, with amino-acid sequence MGDKIARVIVYFVALIYMFLGVSIIADRFMAAIEVITSQEREIVIKRPNGETTTTTIRVWNETVSNLTLMALGSSAPEILLSVIEVCGHDFKSGELGPSTIVGSAAFNMFVIIGLCVSVIPQGEVRKVKHLRVFFVTAGWSIFAYIWLYMILAVFSPNEVQVWEGLVTLAFFPICVLLAWVADRRLLFYKFMHKKYRAEKHRGVIIETETERSKGIEMDGKMVNSHFMDGGATSNLIGLIESKEVDESRRDMIRILKDLKQKHPEKELDQLVEMANYYALSHQQKSRAFYRIQATRMMTGAGNILKKHVAEQAKKSASVQEVHVEEPEEYVSRIAFEPAVYQCLENCGAVILTITRKGGDINKTIYVDYKTEDGSANAGADYEFTEGTVVFKPGEMIKEISIGIIDDDIFEEDEHFFVRLSNLRVLETEDEVLSPNSLPYPKAVLGFPTVATVTILDDDHSGIFTFESNSVHVSESIGIMEVKVLRTSGARGTVIVPYRTVEGLAKGGGEDFEDTYGELEFKNDETCKFIHVKIIDDEEYEKNKNFFLELAEPRMVDMSLSSLLLDSNVPDRKLTSDEEEAKRIAEMGKPVLGENSKLEVIIEESYEFKSTVDKLIKKTNLALVVGTNSWREQFMEAITVSAAGDEDEDDTGEERLPSCFDYVMHFLTVFWKVLFACVPPTDYLNGWACFTISIIIIGLLTAVIGDLASHFGCTIGLKDSVTAVVFVALGTSVPDTFASKVAAVQDTYADASIGNVTGSNAVNVFLGIGIAWSVAAIYWHMKGKPFVVEAGSLAFSVTLFTIFAFLAISVLLYRRRAHIGGELGGPRGHRLATSAFLFSLWFLYILFSSLEAYCHIEGF
- the slc8a3 gene encoding sodium/calcium exchanger 3 isoform X4 — translated: MGDKIARVIVYFVALIYMFLGVSIIADRFMAAIEVITSQEREIVIKRPNGETTTTTIRVWNETVSNLTLMALGSSAPEILLSVIEVCGHDFKSGELGPSTIVGSAAFNMFVIIGLCVSVIPQGEVRKVKHLRVFFVTAGWSIFAYIWLYMILAVFSPNEVQVWEGLVTLAFFPICVLLAWVADRRLLFYKFMHKKYRAEKHRGVIIETETERSKGIEMDGKMVNSHFMDGGATSNLIGLIESKEVDESRRDMIRILKDLKQKHPEKELDQLVEMANYYALSHQQKSRAFYRIQATRMMTGAGNILKKHVAEQAKKSASVQEVHVEEPEEYVSRIAFEPAVYQCLENCGAVILTITRKGGDINKTIYVDYKTEDGSANAGADYEFTEGTVVFKPGEMIKEISIGIIDDDIFEEDEHFFVRLSNLRVLETEDEVLSPNSLPYPKAVLGFPTVATVTILDDDHSGIFTFESNSVHVSESIGIMEVKVLRTSGARGTVIVPYRTVEGLAKGGGEDFEDTYGELEFKNDETCKFIHVKIIDDEEYEKNKNFFLELAEPRMVDMSLQKALLLADDRKLTSDEEEAKRIAEMGKPVLGENSKLEVIIEESYEFKSTVDKLIKKTNLALVVGTNSWREQFMEAITVSAAGDEDEDDTGEERLPSCFDYVMHFLTVFWKVLFACVPPTDYLNGWACFTISIIIIGLLTAVIGDLASHFGCTIGLKDSVTAVVFVALGTSVPDTFASKVAAVQDTYADASIGNVTGSNAVNVFLGIGIAWSVAAIYWHMKGKPFVVEAGSLAFSVTLFTIFAFLAISVLLYRRRAHIGGELGGPRGHRLATSAFLFSLWFLYILFSSLEAYCHIEGF